One window of Mangrovibacterium diazotrophicum genomic DNA carries:
- a CDS encoding SoxR reducing system RseC family protein, translating into MSGEITHTGIVKKLSEKGLIVSIINESACASCHAKGACTAADMKDKEVEIHHFDGEYSVGQHVSIIGKTEQGFKALFWGYLLPFLLVLTILIVSTSIGLSEGISGLSAIAVLVPYYLFLYLFRNKMKKSFEFEIKPL; encoded by the coding sequence ATGTCAGGTGAAATTACACACACGGGAATTGTAAAAAAGCTTTCAGAAAAGGGGTTGATTGTCAGCATTATCAATGAATCAGCATGCGCATCCTGCCATGCGAAAGGAGCCTGTACCGCTGCCGATATGAAAGATAAAGAAGTGGAAATTCATCATTTCGATGGCGAATATTCCGTCGGACAACACGTCTCCATTATCGGTAAAACGGAGCAAGGTTTTAAAGCACTTTTCTGGGGATATTTACTTCCTTTTTTACTTGTCCTAACCATTCTTATTGTTTCAACCTCAATTGGCCTTTCCGAGGGAATAAGTGGCCTGTCAGCAATTGCTGTTTTAGTGCCCTATTACCTGTTTCTGTACCTGTTCAGAAATAAAATGAAAAAATCTTTTGAATTTGAAATCAAGCCTTTATAA
- a CDS encoding Fe-S cluster domain-containing protein, whose amino-acid sequence MNMTIVYTIISLSAIGTLAAVILYFVAQKFKVYEDPRIDDVEKSLPGANCGGCGFAGCRAFAEACVKASDLSGLFCPVGGNDCMTGVADILGMEAVAQTPKVAVVRCSGSCEHRPKTNQFDGASSCAVAASLYSGDTGCQYGCLSHGDCVTACEFDAIRMNPETGLPEVIDDKCVACGACVDACPKSLIELRKKGPKDRKIYVSCRNEEKGGVAKKSCSVACIGCSKCAKVCPFDAITMSNNLAYIDSDKCKLCRKCVVECPTNAIVELNFPPRKPKTEDLPPKPAAKPAAPKAEKPAVSEDAAPESETKNNETK is encoded by the coding sequence ATGAACATGACAATTGTTTATACGATTATTAGTTTGAGTGCAATCGGAACATTGGCGGCAGTGATTCTGTACTTTGTTGCTCAAAAATTTAAAGTATATGAAGATCCACGGATCGACGATGTAGAAAAATCCCTGCCCGGTGCAAACTGCGGCGGTTGTGGTTTTGCCGGATGCCGCGCTTTTGCCGAAGCTTGTGTGAAAGCTTCAGACCTCTCGGGTCTTTTTTGCCCTGTTGGCGGTAACGATTGCATGACCGGTGTTGCCGACATTTTAGGCATGGAAGCCGTTGCACAAACACCTAAAGTTGCGGTTGTACGTTGTAGCGGAAGCTGTGAGCATCGTCCGAAAACAAACCAGTTCGACGGCGCTTCTTCCTGCGCGGTTGCGGCTTCGCTCTATAGTGGCGATACCGGCTGTCAGTACGGCTGTTTGAGCCATGGCGACTGTGTTACTGCCTGCGAATTCGACGCCATCCGCATGAACCCGGAAACCGGTTTACCGGAAGTGATCGACGACAAATGTGTGGCTTGCGGCGCCTGTGTGGATGCCTGTCCGAAAAGCCTGATTGAATTGCGTAAAAAAGGACCGAAAGATCGTAAGATCTACGTTTCCTGCCGCAATGAAGAAAAAGGTGGCGTGGCCAAAAAATCCTGCTCGGTTGCCTGTATCGGCTGTAGCAAATGTGCGAAAGTTTGCCCGTTCGATGCGATCACCATGAGTAATAACCTGGCTTACATCGACTCCGACAAATGTAAACTTTGCCGCAAATGCGTTGTGGAATGTCCGACAAATGCGATTGTCGAACTCAACTTCCCGCCGCGCAAGCCAAAAACCGAAGATCTGCCTCCCAAACCAGCTGCCAAGCCTGCAGCACCTAAGGCAGAAAAACCGGCAGTTTCAGAAGATGCTGCCCCCGAAAGTGAAACCAAGAACAACGAAACTAAATAA
- the rsxC gene encoding electron transport complex subunit RsxC produces MLKTFKLGGVHPAENKFSADKAIEKLALPKSVFIPVAQHIGAPAQALVKKGDQVKVGQVIAKAGGFVSANIHSSVSGTVTKVDLATDASGYPKQGIFIEVAGDEWEECIVTDETLVERFEADSKTIIDKINEAGIVGLGGATFPTHVKLMPPPGSKAEMLIINGVECEPYLTADHRLMLEKGPELLVGIRLLMCALSVNKAYIGIENNKKDAIESLKKLCASDASIEVVPLKVKYPQGGEKQLIKAVTGREVPSGALPIAVGAVVSNVGTAFAVYEAVQKNKPLIERVVTVTGKSLSKPSNFLVRIGTPANELVEAAGGLPEDTGKIISGGPMMGKAVASLDIPVTKGTSGILIMPDPDAKRKTSQNCIRCGRCVTVCPMGLEPFLLMTVSEKQIWERAEKDCIMDCIECGSCSFTCPADRPLLDYIRLGKGKVGQIIRSRKK; encoded by the coding sequence GTGTTAAAAACGTTTAAGTTAGGCGGGGTCCACCCGGCTGAAAATAAGTTTTCGGCCGATAAAGCCATCGAAAAGCTGGCTTTACCCAAAAGTGTTTTTATCCCCGTAGCCCAACATATTGGAGCACCGGCGCAGGCGCTGGTTAAAAAAGGAGATCAAGTTAAAGTTGGACAAGTGATCGCCAAAGCGGGCGGTTTTGTTTCTGCCAACATCCACTCATCTGTTTCCGGAACCGTTACAAAGGTTGATTTAGCAACCGATGCTTCCGGATATCCGAAACAAGGTATTTTCATTGAAGTTGCCGGTGATGAATGGGAAGAGTGTATCGTTACCGATGAAACGCTGGTCGAAAGATTTGAAGCTGACAGCAAAACAATCATCGACAAAATTAATGAAGCAGGTATCGTAGGATTGGGAGGTGCGACCTTCCCTACCCACGTCAAATTGATGCCACCTCCGGGATCAAAAGCAGAAATGCTGATCATTAATGGTGTGGAATGTGAGCCTTACCTGACTGCCGACCACCGCCTGATGCTTGAAAAAGGTCCGGAACTGTTGGTGGGAATCCGTTTGCTGATGTGTGCATTGAGTGTCAATAAAGCCTACATCGGCATCGAGAACAACAAGAAAGACGCCATTGAAAGCCTGAAAAAACTTTGTGCTTCAGATGCATCGATTGAGGTTGTTCCGTTGAAAGTGAAATATCCGCAAGGAGGCGAAAAGCAGCTGATTAAAGCGGTAACCGGTCGCGAAGTTCCATCGGGAGCATTGCCAATCGCTGTTGGAGCAGTGGTGAGCAACGTCGGTACTGCGTTTGCTGTTTACGAAGCCGTTCAAAAAAATAAGCCGCTCATCGAGCGTGTTGTCACCGTTACCGGTAAATCCCTGTCAAAACCATCGAACTTTCTGGTTCGCATCGGTACTCCCGCCAACGAGTTGGTTGAAGCAGCAGGCGGTCTTCCTGAAGATACCGGTAAAATTATCAGCGGTGGCCCGATGATGGGAAAAGCGGTTGCATCATTGGATATTCCGGTTACCAAAGGAACATCAGGAATCCTGATTATGCCCGATCCGGATGCCAAACGCAAAACCAGCCAAAACTGTATTCGTTGCGGTCGCTGTGTCACCGTTTGCCCAATGGGACTGGAGCCATTCCTGCTGATGACGGTTTCCGAAAAACAAATTTGGGAAAGAGCCGAAAAAGACTGCATCATGGATTGTATTGAATGCGGATCGTGCAGCTTCACCTGCCCCGCCGATCGTCCGTTGCTCGACTACATCCGTTTAGGCAAAGGAAAAGTCGGACAAATCATCCGCAGCAGAAAAAAATAA